One part of the Vicia villosa cultivar HV-30 ecotype Madison, WI linkage group LG6, Vvil1.0, whole genome shotgun sequence genome encodes these proteins:
- the LOC131615044 gene encoding uncharacterized mitochondrial protein AtMg00810-like produces the protein MTRSNKKSISKFKSGLMKEFEMSDLDIITYFLGVEFHKSKRGVLMHQRRYAIEILKKFDMEHCNVSITPVEPRLQLSKHEEEKNVDPTKYRRLIGSLYYLCNTRPDLAFSVGIASRFIERLKESHLAAVKRILRYVKGYIGSGIIFPALDTNIK, from the coding sequence ATGACAAGAAGCAACAAGAAAAGTATCTCTAAGTTCAAGAGTGGTCTTATgaaagaatttgagatgagtgaCCTTGATATCATAACATACTTTCTTGGCGTAGAGTTCCACAAGTCAAAAAGGGGAGTGCTTATGCACCAAAGGAGATATGCTATTGagatattgaagaagtttgatatggagcATTGTAATGTTTCCATTACACCAGTTGAACCAAGGTTGCAGCTGTCTAAGCATGAAGAGGAGAAGAACGTAGATCCAACTAAATATAGAAGGTTGATTGGATCATTATATTACTTATGCAATACGCGACCAGATTTGGcgtttagtgtcggtattgcaAGTAGATTCATAGAGAGACTAAAGGAGTCTCACTTGGCAGCAGTCAAGAGAATCCTAAGATACGTCAAAGGATATATTGGCTCCGGAATTATCTTTCCCGCACTGGATACGAACATAAAATGA
- the LOC131612831 gene encoding signal peptidase complex subunit 3B: MHSFGYRANALLTFSLTILALMCAISSLSDSLNSPSPSAQVQVLNINWFQKQPNRNDEISVTLNISADLQSLFTWNTKQVFVFLAAEYDTPKNSLNQISLWDGIIPSKEHAKFLIHTSNKYRFIDQGTNLRGKEFNLTLHWHVMPKTGKMLADKIVMPGYQLPREYR; encoded by the exons ATGCATTCATTCGGTTACAGAGCCAATGCTTTGTTAACATTTTCGCTTACGATTCTCGCCCTTATGTGCGCGATTTCCTCTCTATCTGACTCTCTCAATTCCCCATCTCCTTCAGCGCAAGTCCAG GTGTTGAATATTAATTGGTTTCAAAAACAACCAAATCGCAATGATGAG ATCAGTGTGACACTGAATATTTCAGCAGATTTACAGTCTCTGTTCACATGGAACACAAAACAG GTTTTTGTCTTTTTAGCAGCTGAGTATGACACGCCAAAGAATTCATTGAATCAG ATATCCCTGTGGGATGGTATCATTCCGTCTAAAGAGCATGCCAAGTTTTTGATTCACACATCAAATAAATACCGTTTCATCGACCAG GGAACCAATTTGCGTGGTAAAGAATTTAACTTGACTTTGCATTGGCATGTAATGCCAAAGACTGGAAAAATGTTGGCCGATAAAATAGTAATGCCAGGTTACCAATTGCCCAGAGAATACAGATGA